A window of Oncorhynchus keta strain PuntledgeMale-10-30-2019 unplaced genomic scaffold, Oket_V2 Un_contig_1398_pilon_pilon, whole genome shotgun sequence contains these coding sequences:
- the LOC127918307 gene encoding uncharacterized protein LOC127918307, translated as MIWGKPGSTVELCKGDDILLTIKTIKLSDAGTYTLGLQRTGTDTMGVFSIKVLPKPQRSQTNLSQTHSSSTPGPSLPPTTTVSNPIQVINVRDYSAIDQLGTETGFDGRDNLWLSYMRYTAKTLKRKDCIVCGHARPVLATHPFAIGEGEGCLCILRSFYQDKPNSTLCSSLSLVFPTISPHRAPWGVKAYGGNYSCITGTGSGMDYGRLPEADCSSNITINVTWPGAGLNQTSGLADVWWICGPKRVLRPILRGDWQGTCALTSLIIPLTIVDVTAEQLLGSVSRGPETFHPMGDIDVVLHGRRM; from the coding sequence ATGATATgggggaaacctgggagcactgtTGAACTCTGTAAAGGTGATGACATCCTACTAACCATCAAAACTATTAAGCTCTCTGATGCAGGCACTTACACCCTCGGACTACAAAGGACCGGGACAGACACGATGGGTGTGTTTTCTATTAAGGTGCTGCCAAAACCACAGAGGTCCCAGACGAACTTGAGCCAGACACACTCCTCTTCCACCCCTGGACCGAGCCTGCCACCCACCACCACTGTGTCAAATCCCATTCAGGTAATTAACGTTAGAGACTATTCAGCTATTGATCAATTAGGCACCGAGACTGGTTTTGATGGTAGGGACAATTTGTGGCTGTCTTATATGAGGTATACAGCTAAGACCCTGAAAAGAAAGGACTGCATTGTATGTGGTCATGCTAGACCTGTTCTGGCTACACACCCATTTGCtataggagaaggagaggggtgctTGTGTATTCTGAGAAGTTTTTACCAGGATAAGCCCAATTCAACCCTCTGTTCCTCTTTGAGCCTTGTGTTTCCTACAATATCTCCTCATCGGGCCCCTTGGGGTGTTAAGGCATATGGGGGCAATTACAGTTGCATCACGGGTACAGGTAGTGGCATGGACTATGGGAGATTGCCTGAAGCTGATTGCAGCAGTAACATAACCATTAATGTCACTTGGCCAGGTGCAGGTCTAAACCAAACTAGTGGTCTGGCTGATGTGTGGTGGATATGTGGACCCAAAAGAGTACTGAGACCCATTCTTAGAGGAGACTGGCAAGGTACGTGTGCTCTGACCAGTTTGATAATTCCACTGACCATTGTTGATGTTACTGCTGAACAGCTGTTGGGTTCTGTATCCAGGGGGCCTGAAACATTCCATCCCATGGGAGACATAGACGTAGTGCTCCATGGACGGAGGATGTAG